A stretch of Cicer arietinum cultivar CDC Frontier isolate Library 1 chromosome 5, Cicar.CDCFrontier_v2.0, whole genome shotgun sequence DNA encodes these proteins:
- the LOC101495888 gene encoding protein TEEBE-like, producing MALAVTLFSSLFLALLFASSAFASLQPRIPEVYLQNGNFEEKPNTKYLKNTKLTGKFSLPKWEINGFVEYVSGGPQPGGMFFSVTHGVHAVRLGNEASISQTIKVKPGQRYALILGASRTCAQDEVLRISVPPQTGDVPLQTLYSLNGDVIAWGFKATSDVAKVTFHNPGVQEDPACGPLLDAIAIREFYPPMPTRANLVKNPSFEEGPFPIFNTTNGVLLPPQQEDAFSPLPGWIVESLKAVKFIDKNHFNVPFGLGAVELVSGRESAIAQIIRTVTNKLYKITLSVGDAKNGCHGSMMVEGFAAKETFKVPFKSEGKGKFITVSFKFKAVAPRTRLTFYSSFYHTRIDDFGSLCGPVLDQVIVSPLA from the exons ATGGCATTGGCAGTGACTCTTTTTTCTTCACTCTTTTTAGCTTTGCTTTTTGCATCTTCAGCTTTTGCTTCTCTTCAGCCTAGAATACCAGAAG TTTATCTTCAAAATGGAAACTTTGAGGAGAAGCCAAACACAAAATACCTAAAGAACACAAAACTCACTGGAAAATTTTCACTACCAAAATGGGAAATCAATGGTTTCGTCGAGTATGTTTCAGGCGGTCCACAACCAGGAGGCATGTTTTTCTCAGTAACTCATGGAGTTCATGCTGTAAGGCTTGGAAATGAAGCTTCAATTTCACAAACTATAAAAGTCAAACCTGGTCAACGTTATGCTTTAATCCTTGGTGCATCAAGGACTTGTGCACAAGATGAGGTTTTGAGAATCTCTGTGCCACCACAAACTGGTGATGTTCCTTTGCAAACATTGTATAGTCTCAATGGTGATGTTATTGCTTGGGGGTTTAAAGCTACTTCTGATGTTGCTAAAGTGACTTTTCATAACCCTGGTGTTCAAGAAGATCCAGCTTGTGGGCCTCTTCTTGATGCAATTGCTATTAGAGAGTTTTACCCTCCAATGCCTACTAGAG CCAATTTGGTGAAAAATCCAAGCTTTGAAGAAGGTCCATTCCCAATTTTCAACACAACAAATGGTGTTTTACTCCCACCACAACAAGAAGATGCCTTCTCACCACTCCCTGGTTGGATTGTTGAATCTCTCAAAGCAGTGAAGTTCATCGACAAAAACCACTTCAATGTCCCATTCGGGCTAGGAGCAGTTGAGCTTGTCTCAGGAAGAGAAAGTGCCATTGCACAAATCATCAGAACAGTTACTAACAAACTCTACAAGATCACACTCTCAGTTGGAGATGCTAAAAATGGTTGTCATGGATCAATGATGGTTGAAGGATTTGCTGCAAAAGAAACTTTTAAAGTTCCTTTTAAGTCTGAAGGGAAAGGTAAATTCATAACTGTGAGTTTCAAGTTCAAAGCTGTTGCACCAAGGACAAGACTCACATTTTACAGCTCTTTCTATCATACTAGGATTGATGATTTTGGTTCTCTTTGTGGTCCTGTTCTTGATCAAGTAATAGTTTCACCTTTGGCTTAA